In Meiothermus ruber DSM 1279, the following proteins share a genomic window:
- a CDS encoding 1-aminocyclopropane-1-carboxylate deaminase has translation MKLEKFPRYPLMFGPSPIHPLKRLSAYLGVEVWAKREDCNSGLAFGGNKVRKLEYLVPDALAQGCDTLVSIGGVQSNHTRQVAAVAAHLGLKALLVQEHWVNYEDPLYDQVGNILLSRILGAEVELSPAGFSIGLRESWQQALEKVRQRGGKPYAIPAGASDHPLGGLGFARFAEEVAQQEKELGLFFDYVIVCSVTGSTQAGMIVGFAAQDRPRKVLGIDASAKPAETRAAVHKIARFTAEAVELGREITEEDVILLEDYAGPEYGLPNPGTLEAIRLAAHLEGMITDVVYEGKSMHALIDMARKGQFEKGARVLYVHLGGAPAMNAYASLYRS, from the coding sequence ATGAAGCTGGAGAAATTTCCTCGCTACCCCCTGATGTTTGGCCCCTCGCCAATCCACCCCCTCAAAAGGCTCTCCGCGTATCTGGGGGTAGAGGTCTGGGCCAAACGCGAAGACTGCAACAGTGGCCTGGCCTTTGGTGGCAATAAAGTGCGCAAGCTGGAGTACTTGGTACCTGACGCCCTGGCCCAGGGCTGCGACACACTGGTCTCAATTGGCGGGGTGCAGTCCAACCATACCCGCCAGGTGGCCGCTGTGGCAGCCCACCTGGGCCTCAAAGCCCTCCTGGTGCAGGAGCACTGGGTCAACTACGAGGATCCCCTCTACGACCAGGTGGGCAATATCCTCCTCTCGCGCATCCTGGGAGCCGAGGTGGAGCTCAGCCCGGCGGGGTTCAGCATTGGCCTGCGGGAGAGCTGGCAGCAGGCCCTGGAAAAGGTGCGGCAACGGGGCGGCAAACCCTATGCCATCCCCGCTGGCGCCTCCGATCACCCGCTCGGGGGGCTGGGCTTCGCCCGCTTCGCCGAGGAAGTCGCGCAGCAGGAGAAGGAACTGGGCCTCTTCTTCGACTACGTCATCGTCTGCTCGGTGACCGGCAGCACCCAGGCCGGGATGATCGTGGGGTTTGCAGCCCAGGACAGGCCGCGCAAGGTGCTGGGCATCGATGCCTCGGCCAAGCCAGCCGAGACCCGCGCCGCTGTGCACAAGATCGCCCGCTTCACCGCCGAGGCCGTCGAACTGGGCCGCGAAATCACCGAGGAGGACGTGATTCTGCTTGAGGATTACGCAGGGCCGGAGTATGGCCTGCCCAACCCAGGCACCCTCGAGGCCATCCGGCTGGCCGCCCACCTGGAAGGTATGATCACCGACGTGGTCTACGAAGGTAAGTCCATGCACGCGCTCATCGATATGGCCCGCAAAGGCCAGTTCGAAAAGGGCGCCCGCGTGCTCTATGTGCACCTGGGCGGGGCCCCGGCCATGAACGCCTACGCCAGCCTGTACCGGTCTTAA
- a CDS encoding ferritin-like domain-containing protein → MNRREMLKQTGLMGTGLVLGGVMGACATTPGMSQSPNQDVAVLNFALNLEYLEAAFYLAAVGRINEIKNIGGSAEIRLPSGFDGTSPIAGMSQEVLEYAQEIAEDELAHVKFLRQALGSAAVDRPVIDLDQAFRDAGNAASNGAITNFNPFANELFFIHGAFIFEDVGVTAYKGAAKLITDKNNVLDPAAGILAVEAYHAGLIRLLLHERKDMMVTSSLSVEQVVQAISDLRGSVGGGKDEGITKMGKANLVAADANAVAYGRTTSEVLKIVYLTGNAGVSMGGFFPMGLNGSIKTT, encoded by the coding sequence ATGAACCGTAGGGAGATGCTGAAGCAGACTGGGCTGATGGGCACGGGCCTGGTGCTGGGGGGTGTGATGGGGGCCTGCGCCACCACCCCCGGGATGAGCCAGAGCCCCAACCAGGACGTGGCCGTTTTGAATTTTGCTCTCAACCTGGAGTACCTGGAGGCGGCCTTCTACCTGGCTGCGGTGGGGCGCATTAACGAGATCAAAAACATTGGCGGCAGCGCCGAGATCCGCCTGCCTTCGGGCTTTGACGGCACCAGCCCAATCGCCGGGATGAGCCAGGAGGTGCTCGAGTATGCCCAGGAAATCGCCGAGGATGAACTGGCCCACGTCAAATTCCTGCGCCAGGCCCTGGGGTCGGCGGCGGTGGATCGCCCGGTGATCGACCTTGACCAGGCTTTTCGGGACGCCGGGAATGCCGCCAGCAATGGGGCCATCACCAACTTCAATCCCTTTGCCAACGAACTCTTCTTTATTCACGGGGCCTTTATCTTTGAGGATGTCGGGGTGACCGCGTACAAGGGGGCCGCCAAGCTCATCACCGACAAGAACAATGTATTGGATCCGGCCGCGGGCATTCTGGCCGTAGAGGCTTACCATGCCGGGCTCATCCGGCTGCTTTTGCATGAACGCAAGGACATGATGGTGACCTCGAGCCTCAGCGTGGAACAGGTGGTGCAGGCCATCAGCGACCTGCGCGGCAGCGTGGGTGGGGGCAAGGACGAGGGCATTACCAAGATGGGTAAAGCCAACCTGGTGGCCGCCGATGCCAATGCCGTGGCCTATGGGCGCACCACCAGCGAGGTGCTCAAGATCGTGTATCTCACCGGCAACGCCGGCGTGAGCATGGGGGGCTTCTTCCCCATGGGGCTCAACGGCAGCATCAAGACCACCTGA
- the trpS gene encoding tryptophan--tRNA ligase, translating to MKRVFSGFQPTGDLHIGNYLGAMVNYIALGEKLGQDAIYCIVDYHAPTNPVAYDKDLLRQRTFEAALVNIAAGLDPNKVILFVQSHVPEHTELAWIFTTQTPYGDLTRMTQFKDKAAKLESVPAGLLMYPVLMAADILLYKADTVPVGDDQTQHLELTREIARRWNQTYGETFPEPEIYLNPHAPRVPGIDGKAKMSKSVGNTIGLLEDEESIWAKIRTMPDDPARIRLSDPGDPERSVVFKFLQYFAPPELVQVLREEYRRRGIGTLVVKQLLMQEMMKTLRPIRERAEELRAHPERVLGALEEGAAKARRIAQATMEEVREKFGLLRPRSQTPGTPAPVKVASK from the coding sequence GTGAAACGAGTTTTTTCCGGCTTCCAGCCCACCGGCGACCTGCACATCGGGAACTACCTGGGTGCGATGGTCAACTATATCGCCTTAGGCGAGAAGCTCGGGCAGGACGCCATTTACTGCATTGTGGACTACCACGCCCCCACCAACCCGGTGGCCTACGACAAAGACCTCCTGCGCCAGCGCACCTTTGAGGCGGCGCTGGTGAACATCGCCGCCGGGCTCGACCCCAACAAGGTCATTCTGTTCGTGCAGTCGCACGTGCCCGAACACACCGAGCTGGCCTGGATTTTCACCACCCAGACCCCCTACGGTGACCTGACCCGCATGACCCAGTTCAAAGACAAGGCCGCCAAGCTCGAGTCGGTGCCGGCGGGGCTTTTGATGTACCCGGTGCTGATGGCCGCCGATATTCTGCTCTACAAAGCCGATACCGTGCCGGTGGGCGACGACCAGACCCAGCACCTCGAGCTCACCCGCGAGATTGCCCGTCGCTGGAACCAGACCTACGGCGAGACCTTCCCCGAACCGGAAATCTACCTGAACCCCCACGCCCCCCGCGTGCCCGGCATCGACGGCAAGGCCAAGATGTCCAAGAGCGTGGGCAACACCATCGGGCTCCTGGAGGACGAGGAGAGCATCTGGGCCAAAATACGCACCATGCCCGACGACCCGGCCCGCATCCGGCTCTCCGACCCCGGCGACCCCGAGCGCAGCGTGGTCTTCAAGTTTCTGCAGTACTTCGCCCCGCCCGAGCTGGTGCAGGTGCTGCGCGAGGAGTACCGCCGGCGGGGTATCGGCACCTTAGTGGTCAAGCAGCTTCTCATGCAGGAGATGATGAAAACCCTGCGCCCCATCCGCGAGCGCGCCGAGGAGCTGCGGGCCCACCCCGAGCGGGTGCTGGGGGCCCTCGAGGAAGGCGCCGCCAAAGCCCGCCGCATCGCCCAGGCCACCATGGAAGAGGTGCGGGAAAAGTTCGGGCTGCTCCGGCCCAGAAGCCAGACTCCCGGAACACCTGCGCCGGTAAAAGTGGCCTCTAAGTAG
- a CDS encoding anti-sigma factor domain-containing protein, translating to MKPEEVRELLPLYALGALEPAERERLEAALKRYPELWAEARALQETAADLAELVPPAPVPAGLEQKVMAGLRPRRRLLLTGWLARAAAVLLLLGLGYTGGWGAFWLLSLRDPATRVVALASPKGEVVGRVIQRKDNVALVLLDRWPPPGQVFQAWGLAQGGPTPLPTFRTPLKSLRLPPQAQAVAVSLEPPGGSRQPTTLFGLPQ from the coding sequence GTGAAGCCTGAGGAAGTGCGTGAACTTCTGCCGCTGTACGCCCTGGGGGCCCTGGAGCCCGCAGAGCGGGAGCGGCTCGAGGCCGCCCTGAAGCGCTACCCCGAGCTCTGGGCGGAAGCCCGCGCCCTTCAGGAAACCGCCGCTGATCTGGCCGAACTCGTTCCCCCGGCCCCGGTGCCCGCGGGGCTGGAGCAAAAGGTTATGGCCGGCCTGCGGCCCCGCCGCCGCCTGCTGCTTACGGGCTGGCTGGCCCGGGCTGCGGCGGTGCTGCTGCTGCTGGGGCTGGGCTACACCGGGGGGTGGGGTGCTTTCTGGCTGCTCTCGCTGCGCGACCCGGCGACCCGGGTGGTGGCCCTGGCCAGCCCCAAGGGCGAGGTGGTTGGGCGGGTGATTCAGCGCAAAGACAACGTGGCCCTGGTGCTGCTGGATCGCTGGCCCCCGCCGGGCCAGGTCTTCCAGGCCTGGGGTCTGGCGCAGGGCGGGCCCACCCCCCTCCCCACCTTCCGCACCCCGCTCAAAAGCCTGCGGCTGCCCCCCCAGGCCCAGGCGGTGGCGGTCTCGCTCGAGCCCCCCGGCGGCAGCCGCCAGCCCACCACCCTGTTTGGTCTCCCGCAGTAA
- a CDS encoding GntR family transcriptional regulator, with translation MFRASLTSPERVARQIRERILAGRYPGGTILRQEELAAELGVSRMPVREALRQLAAEGLLILHPHRGAVVAELSLAELEEIYEMRAALEPLALRLAIPRLGKGQLGEAEDALDEAERVHDGQRLSQLNWRFHAALYRPAERPRLLSTIELLHLNVDRYMRMILTVMQHREQSNLEHRLLLEACRAREVERASRLLQQHILEAGQRLVQFLKEKV, from the coding sequence ATGTTCCGCGCATCCCTGACCTCCCCCGAGCGGGTGGCCCGGCAAATCCGCGAGCGGATTCTGGCGGGGCGGTATCCCGGCGGCACCATCCTGCGCCAGGAGGAGCTGGCGGCGGAGCTCGGCGTGAGCCGCATGCCCGTGCGCGAGGCCCTGCGCCAGTTGGCGGCGGAGGGGCTGCTGATCCTCCACCCTCACCGGGGTGCGGTGGTGGCCGAGCTCTCGCTGGCCGAACTCGAGGAAATCTACGAGATGCGGGCGGCGCTCGAGCCCCTGGCCCTGCGCCTGGCCATCCCCCGGCTGGGCAAGGGCCAGCTCGGCGAAGCCGAGGACGCCCTGGACGAAGCCGAGCGCGTGCACGATGGGCAGCGCCTGAGCCAGCTCAACTGGAGGTTCCACGCCGCACTGTACCGCCCCGCAGAGCGGCCCCGGCTGCTTTCCACCATCGAGCTGCTGCACCTGAACGTAGACCGCTACATGCGCATGATCCTCACGGTCATGCAGCACCGCGAGCAGTCCAACCTCGAGCACCGCCTGCTGCTCGAGGCCTGCCGGGCAAGGGAGGTCGAAAGGGCTTCCCGCCTGCTACAACAACACATCCTCGAGGCCGGCCAGCGCCTGGTGCAGTTTCTAAAGGAGAAGGTATGA
- a CDS encoding GNAT family N-acetyltransferase gives MPLHIQAEPPDSPIARALIAELDAVLEPLYPPKSRHGYSVEKLIQQEVAFFVAYLDGQPAGCGGVQLFGEEYAELKRMYVRPAFRGQGVGKRLLAHLQAYAYERGLRVLRLETGIFQTEAIGLYQRFGFRRIPPFGPYFEDPVSLCMEKRLA, from the coding sequence ATGCCCCTCCACATCCAGGCCGAACCCCCGGACAGCCCCATCGCCAGGGCCCTGATCGCCGAGCTCGATGCAGTCTTGGAGCCGCTGTACCCCCCCAAAAGCCGTCACGGGTATAGCGTAGAAAAACTCATCCAGCAGGAGGTTGCTTTCTTTGTGGCCTACCTGGACGGCCAGCCGGCGGGCTGTGGTGGGGTGCAGCTATTTGGCGAGGAGTACGCCGAGCTCAAGCGGATGTACGTGCGGCCTGCGTTTCGCGGGCAGGGTGTGGGGAAGCGGCTTCTGGCCCATCTGCAGGCCTATGCCTACGAGCGGGGCCTGCGGGTGTTGCGGCTCGAGACCGGGATCTTCCAGACCGAGGCCATCGGCCTGTACCAGCGCTTCGGCTTCCGGCGCATCCCCCCGTTTGGCCCCTACTTTGAAGACCCGGTGAGCCTCTGCATGGAGAAAAGGCTCGCATAG
- a CDS encoding sigma-70 family RNA polymerase sigma factor has protein sequence MSLEAFSDEALLALVARGEEAALQQIFRRYAGAFLGLARRLGLDSASQEDVVQEVFTKIWKNAREFDPRRASARAWLLAIAHHTTVDHLRRLEARPQALEPTEEEPEAFDLPGPGLDEEHHLDRIRLRRALAHLEPEEREVIEVLFYQGYAHQEAALKLNIPLGTLKTRARRALARLKEELREA, from the coding sequence ATGAGCCTCGAGGCCTTCTCAGACGAAGCTTTGCTGGCTTTGGTGGCCAGGGGAGAAGAGGCCGCCTTGCAGCAGATCTTTCGGCGCTATGCAGGGGCTTTCCTGGGCCTGGCACGCCGCTTAGGCCTCGACTCAGCCAGCCAAGAGGATGTGGTGCAGGAAGTTTTCACCAAGATCTGGAAAAACGCCCGCGAGTTTGACCCCCGGCGGGCCTCGGCACGGGCCTGGCTTTTAGCCATCGCCCACCACACCACGGTGGATCACCTTCGGCGCCTCGAGGCCCGTCCCCAGGCCCTCGAGCCCACCGAGGAGGAGCCCGAGGCCTTCGATCTGCCCGGCCCGGGCCTGGACGAGGAACACCACCTGGATCGCATCCGGCTCCGCAGGGCCCTGGCCCACCTCGAGCCCGAGGAGCGGGAGGTTATCGAGGTGCTGTTCTACCAGGGGTATGCCCACCAGGAGGCGGCCCTCAAACTCAACATCCCCCTCGGCACCCTCAAGACCCGGGCCCGCCGGGCCCTGGCCCGCCTGAAGGAGGAGCTGCGTGAAGCCTGA
- a CDS encoding CHRD domain-containing protein, with protein sequence MQRRAFVSGVGASLLLLGLGSARAQGMGGAVRAVVLSGAEVVPNAANTPALAVVRLELMGSTLSIQGAVANLAGPFRDYTRDPVDDPALNARLTSAVHLHRGPKGQNGPLLQALKVMPAPDGRSATFMDRLELSLDDLNRLYRGELYFDIHTAAFRAGELRGQIQIM encoded by the coding sequence ATGCAGCGGCGTGCATTTGTAAGTGGAGTGGGGGCCAGCCTGCTGTTGCTGGGCCTGGGCAGCGCCCGGGCCCAGGGGATGGGCGGTGCGGTGCGGGCGGTGGTGCTGAGCGGGGCCGAGGTGGTGCCCAACGCGGCCAACACCCCGGCCCTGGCGGTGGTGCGCCTCGAGCTCATGGGCTCCACCCTGAGCATCCAGGGCGCGGTCGCCAACCTGGCCGGGCCCTTCCGCGACTACACCCGCGACCCGGTGGACGACCCAGCGCTGAACGCCCGGCTGACCAGCGCCGTACACCTGCACCGCGGCCCCAAGGGGCAGAACGGCCCCCTGTTGCAGGCCCTTAAGGTGATGCCGGCGCCCGATGGACGGAGCGCTACCTTTATGGATCGCCTCGAGCTAAGCCTGGACGACCTGAACCGCCTGTACCGGGGAGAACTCTACTTCGATATTCACACCGCGGCCTTCCGGGCGGGCGAGCTGCGCGGACAGATTCAGATCATGTAG
- a CDS encoding ferritin-like domain-containing protein, with translation MQTQPQNLARRKFVKVLTAAGLSTALAHSLVGQALAQSQNVSDLDVLNLALTAEYLATDAYTRALTVSFPGEIRDYLAEALKHEEAHVKALTDTIRGPFNATPVARPQFTYGDLQFNAANRLKVLETLVALETAFTGAYLGAIPLIQNKAVLSAAASIAMNEEAHLAILRDAVLTLGGRVEGPQTPVGRAVAVAITPQQATQAVQGFIRK, from the coding sequence ATGCAAACGCAACCCCAGAATCTGGCCCGCAGGAAGTTCGTTAAGGTTTTGACCGCCGCCGGCCTCTCCACGGCCCTGGCCCATAGCCTGGTGGGGCAGGCCCTGGCCCAGTCGCAAAACGTGAGCGACCTGGATGTGCTCAACCTGGCCCTCACGGCCGAGTACCTGGCCACCGATGCCTACACCCGCGCCCTCACGGTGAGCTTCCCTGGCGAGATCCGGGATTACCTGGCCGAGGCCCTGAAGCACGAGGAGGCCCACGTCAAGGCCCTGACCGACACCATCCGGGGCCCCTTCAACGCCACGCCCGTGGCCCGTCCGCAGTTTACCTACGGCGATCTGCAGTTCAACGCGGCCAACCGGCTGAAAGTGCTGGAAACCCTGGTGGCCCTCGAGACCGCCTTTACCGGGGCCTACCTGGGGGCCATTCCCCTGATTCAGAACAAAGCCGTGCTCTCGGCGGCGGCCAGCATCGCCATGAACGAAGAGGCCCACCTGGCCATCCTGCGCGACGCGGTGCTGACCCTGGGCGGGCGGGTGGAAGGCCCGCAGACCCCGGTGGGCCGGGCGGTGGCCGTGGCCATCACCCCCCAGCAGGCCACCCAGGCCGTGCAGGGCTTTATTCGTAAGTAG